A single genomic interval of Dromiciops gliroides isolate mDroGli1 chromosome 1, mDroGli1.pri, whole genome shotgun sequence harbors:
- the LOC122737214 gene encoding cardiotrophin-1-like isoform X2, translating to MSQREGNKVDLQSHSSASSFPHLEAKIRQTHSLARLLTSYAEQLLQEYVQHQGEPFGLASFSPPGLPVPGLNSPAPTHSGLPTLERLQLDAAALNSLSPLLDTIRHLQADLNPFARRLLRRLEEASHQSRALGSAVEVVLGALGAAPGPPGPNPTLPESPGVFLAKLLGYRVCGLYQEWVSCTEGDLGQLMRAGLG from the exons ATGAGCCAGAGGGAGGGAAACAAGG TGGACTTACAGTCCCATTCCTCGGCCTCATCTTTCCCCCACCTTGAGGCCAAGATCCGTCAGACCCACAGCCTTGCAAGGCTCCTCACTAGCTATGCTGAGCAGCTGCTCCAGGAATAT GTCCAGCACCAGGGGGAGCCATTCGGGCTGGCCAGCTTCTCTCCCCCGGGGTTACCAGTGCCTGGGCTGAACTCCCCAGCCCCAACTCATTCAGGGCTCCCCACCCTTGAGCGGCTGCAGCTTGATGCAGCTGCCCTGAACTCACTGTCCCCACTGCTGGACACCATCCGCCACCTCCAGGCTGACCTCAACCCTTTTGCCCGTCGGCTCCTCCGACGGCTAGAAGAGGCCTCTCACCAGTCAAGGGCACTGGGGAGTGCTGTAGAAGTTGTTCTGGGGGCACTAGGTGCAGCCCCAGGGCCCCCAGGGCCCAACCCCACACTCCCTGAATCTCCTGGGGTCTTCCTGGCTAAGTTGTTGGGCTACAGAGTATGTGGGTTGTACCAGGAATGGGTAAGCTGCACAGAAGGGGACCTGGGTCAGCTGATGCGGGCAGGGCTAGGCTGA
- the LOC122737214 gene encoding cardiotrophin-1-like isoform X1 translates to MISVSPRLIVPLPGLTPLLRAGLKVDLQSHSSASSFPHLEAKIRQTHSLARLLTSYAEQLLQEYVQHQGEPFGLASFSPPGLPVPGLNSPAPTHSGLPTLERLQLDAAALNSLSPLLDTIRHLQADLNPFARRLLRRLEEASHQSRALGSAVEVVLGALGAAPGPPGPNPTLPESPGVFLAKLLGYRVCGLYQEWVSCTEGDLGQLMRAGLG, encoded by the exons ATGATTTCTGTCTCCCCAAGACTTATAGTACCCCTCCCAGGCCTTACTCCACTCCTCAGGGCAGGGCTGAAAG TGGACTTACAGTCCCATTCCTCGGCCTCATCTTTCCCCCACCTTGAGGCCAAGATCCGTCAGACCCACAGCCTTGCAAGGCTCCTCACTAGCTATGCTGAGCAGCTGCTCCAGGAATAT GTCCAGCACCAGGGGGAGCCATTCGGGCTGGCCAGCTTCTCTCCCCCGGGGTTACCAGTGCCTGGGCTGAACTCCCCAGCCCCAACTCATTCAGGGCTCCCCACCCTTGAGCGGCTGCAGCTTGATGCAGCTGCCCTGAACTCACTGTCCCCACTGCTGGACACCATCCGCCACCTCCAGGCTGACCTCAACCCTTTTGCCCGTCGGCTCCTCCGACGGCTAGAAGAGGCCTCTCACCAGTCAAGGGCACTGGGGAGTGCTGTAGAAGTTGTTCTGGGGGCACTAGGTGCAGCCCCAGGGCCCCCAGGGCCCAACCCCACACTCCCTGAATCTCCTGGGGTCTTCCTGGCTAAGTTGTTGGGCTACAGAGTATGTGGGTTGTACCAGGAATGGGTAAGCTGCACAGAAGGGGACCTGGGTCAGCTGATGCGGGCAGGGCTAGGCTGA